The Pedobacter frigiditerrae genomic sequence TTCTGGCTTTTTGTAAGTTTTTAAAAATTGTTCTTTCTTATCAGGATGAATAATTCCTTTTTGAATAAATTCTTCTAAAGTTGAGGCCTGAATAGTCCAATCTGTATTTAAATCGGCTCTATTTAATATAATTTCACCAATGCTAACTTCGTGTTGGTGAGCAATGAAAATCGGATTTAAAGAAATTCCTTCCATCATTATTTCAACCGCTACTTCTTTAATCGAATCAGCATAGAATGTTAAATCTTTCTCTAAACTAACCAACGGACTTTTCTTCTCCTTTTTTGGTGCACCATTTTCATCTGAGCTTAAATTGCCCAATAACTCTTCACTCTCCATATTCTTAAAACTTAATCTCTCTTTTTATCGTAATAAATTTATCATCTGCTAAGCTATCGGTTAATAGACCATAACCTGTTTCAGTTTTAACTACTCTTTTTGGTAATGGGTATTCGTCAGAACAGAAATACATACTTCCTTTTTTTATCAATTTCCAAGTATTTCCTTTTAGGGAAAATAGATTTATGCTTGCCCAACAGCTGCTAAACCAATCTGGTCTTAAAAGTAATTCTGGCAAACCATCGCCATTTAAATCCCCAACCAAGGCTAAATCTGCTCCAATAGCACTGTTGTAAGTCAATTTTGGAAACTTGGCATTACTAAAGAAAACGTTGATGACATACTCCTCACGTTTATCGCCCATGTCATCTTTAATCAATTTATCCTTAACCACAAATGCAGTGTCTTTTGTCGCTAATAATACGGTATCTATTTCTTGCTCTGTCGTATCTATATCGATTTTCACTTGAGGAGAATCAATCTTTACATCAACTTTTTCTTCTGTTTTAACTTTGCCTTTGCAGGCAGCTAATACAGCGAACGCTAAGAAATAAATCCAAATTTTGTTCATGACCTTAGTTCTAATAAAACTACGTTTTCTACATGTTGCGTGTGTGGGAACATATCTACAGGTTTGATACGCACTACATCGTATTTTTCTTTTAACAAAGCTAAATCCCTTGCTTGTGTGGCTGCATTACAACTTACATAAACAATTTTTTCAGCTTCCATTTCCAATAAACGTTCTACCACATCAGTATGCATTCCAGCCCGTGGCGGGTCTGTAATTACTACATCTGGCTTGCCATGTTCTGCAATAAAATGACCCGTTAAAATATCTTTCATATCACCAGCGTAAAAAATGGTGTTATTAATTCCGTTTAATTCAGAATTAAACTTTGCATCTTCTATAGCTGTTGGCACATATTCTATACCTACTACTTGTTTTACGTTACCAGCTACAAAATTAGCAATTGTTCCTGCTCCGGTATATAAATCATACACCAATTCATCACCTTTAAAACCGGCAAACTCTTTAGTTATTTTATACAATTCATAAGCCTGATCCGAATTAGTTTGATAGAATGATTTAGCTCCAATTTTAAATTTCACTACGCCATTATCTACAGGCATTTGTTCAAAAATATGGTCTCTACCTGCGTAAGTAATTACTTCTTGATCAAAAATTGTATCGTTTTTCTTCTGATTTTCTATATAAAGTAAAGCTGTAATTTCTGGGAATGAAACTTTTAAATGTTCCATTAAACCATTAATTTGCTCCTGCTCTGCATAGGCAAAAACCACCACCACCATTACCTCTCCAGTTGAAGATGTTCTGATGATCAAGTTTCTTAATGCACCTTCATGATTACGTAAATCGTAAAAACTAATGTCGTTTTTTAGAGCATACTCACGTACTCTTAAACGTAAGCTATTGCTTGGCTCTGCTTGTAAATAACAGTGTTCAATATCCAATATTTTATCGAAACGTAAGGGAACGTGAAAACCTAAGGCATTCATTTCTCTTCCTTCAGCTTCAAATTCCATATCAGTTGCATTTAACCAACGTTTATTTGAAAAAGTATATTCTAATTTATTTCTATAATATCTATTTGCTGCAGAACCTAAAATTGGTTCCATTGTAGAAGTATCAATTTTTGCCAAACGCTGTAAGGCGGCCTCTACATTTTTTTGTTTGAATTTTAGTTGGGCATCATACTCCATGTGCTGCCATTTACAACCACCACAAGTACCAAAATGACTACAAAATGGATCTTGACGAAGCTCAGATGGTGTTTGGATATTTTCTACAATGGCCTCTGCAAAGTTCTTTTTCTTTTTTACTACACGTATATCTACCACATCGCCAGGAACGGCTTTGTCAACAAAAATCACTAATTCATCGGCTTTGCCAACACCTTTTCCTTCTTCTGCAATATCAATAATGCTTAATCCTGTAATACGGATTGGCTCAGCATTTTTTCTGTTTCTACTCATTGCTGCAAAGATAGTAAAAAGAGATGTGAGTATGGAGAAGTGAGTACTGAGACTCCTAGGTTAAAATTTTTAGAATCAAAAAATGAAGCAAAAAGTACCTTTCGAGTTGAGGAACTCGATTAGTAAAAAACGATCAACTCCTAAATTTATTTGCCAAAAACTTTAAGGATTAATCCAAAAGCGCCTTCTAGCCAATTAAACTTCATATCAAATTGTTCATCAACCATTACAGAAACTTCTAATATCTCTTGACTCATAGCTATAATTATGATGTTTATTATGCAAATATAGGCTTTTATATACCAAAAACCAAAGCGGTATATGTTAATTTTCTATTATGTTTAATCGAAAAATTTGAAAAGCAGGTTTAAAGCTCTTTTTAGAGGAAAGTCCTGCTATCACTTCAATCTTTTTTGGCATCTATTGAAGTCATCCGATGAATATTGTACTCTAGCCCATATTCATCGGATGACTATTTGGAAAAACAAAAGAAGGATTTTCGTTAAATCGGGTTTAGAAAAATTGAGATTGTGCAATTATTAAGTTGCTAAGCCTAAATAGATGTAACAACAATTAAAAATTAAATCTCCTTAATTATATAGAGGATAATAAAAGGAAAATATCGCCTTATATACTAGTTAGTGTTTTATTCGGACGTTAGACGCACTTTCTTCGGGTTCAATTGTCATAGGTCCGAACTAAGTCCGACTAAAGTCCGTCGAAAACCTTAATCTTTTATCTCTCTTTTACGAAACAGATACGAATGAAGGCAAAGCAAATTGAGGATCTAAATTTTTAGAAAAACCAATAAACATTTATCTGTTCAAACTTATAGTTAGTTTAAATCATATCGTTTAATTGATAAAATCTTTCCGAAAAAACGGTAAAAAATTCAGTTGCAAAGAAAACAATTGACACGAAAATCCAATTATTATTTTATGCATTTACAATCTTGTCAGCAAGATATTGCAAGATTCATCTAGCCTTAAAAATCCTTTGGCGAATTTTTGATAAGACAGGCTAAGAAGATTTAGTGGCTATTAATATTACGCCTTCAATTCCTCAAAATAATTGCTTGTTTCTTCAAGTATAGATTTCATTAAGTCGCTAGCTTTTTTATATTTTAGTAAGGGGGCAATTTGTCCGCCCCAGAATAAAATCATATCCCATTTTTCTTGTTCAATAGCAGCTTTTCTTAAATGCGACATGTATTGTGTTTGTAATGGAAAGGGTAAAAAATCTTTCTCTTGATGAATTAGGTCCTTAGCAATTCTACTGGTTATCCCTCTACCTAGCCTTCCTGTAAAAGCTCTTGATAGCGTCGTATACTTCGCAGCATCTGAGAACAACATTTCTTTATGTTTATCAGTGGCATTTGATTCATTTGTAGCCAAAAATGCAGTACCGATCTGAGCGGCATCTGCACCAAGCATCATTACAGCAGCTACACCTTTACCATTTGCAATACCCCCAGCTGCTATAATTGGAGTTTTTACCCTTTCTTTAATCAATTGTAGTAATACAAATGTTCCAGTAGTAGACGATTCAGCAGACCTGAGAAAAGATGGCCGATGCCCTCCTGCTTCGAATCCTGAAGCAATGATCAAATCAACACCTGCTGATTCTAATGCAATGGCCTCATCCAGTGTAGTTGCAGCTCCAATTGTAATTATACCTAATCTATGACATTGCTCAAGAATATCTGCCGATGGAACACCAAACATAAAGCTGAATACAGGAGGTTTTTGATGGAGAACTACTTCCACTTGGTTTTCAAATCGGGTTTTAAAAGGCGCTGGTTTTTCTGGCAGCGCAATTCCTAATTCATCAAAATAAGGCTTAAATAATCTTTCTGCTTTCTTAAATTGTTCGTCTGACACTCTACCATCTACAGCATCTGTATCTGAGACCCACAAATTGATATTATAAGGCTTATTTGTTGATGCTTTTATCTCCTGGTTAACCTTAATAATCTCTTCAGGACTTAATGTATATGCACCGTAGCCCCCTAGCCCACCTGCATTAGACACAATTGACACGAGCTCAACAGAAGAGAGATTACCACCAAATGGACCTTGTAAAATAGGATATTGTACACCTAATATTTCTGATGCTTTTGTTTGATACCACATAATTTTAAAATTTAGTTGACAATATCTGTAAACATCTTATTTACAATGAACCAACGATTATCCAATTTATGAAAAGATAGCAAGTCAGTATAATTAAAATCATACATTTTAACCTGAACCCTCGCCATTGCAATAGAATTAACTATGTCAATTGATATAATTGTTCCTTTGAATAATTTGCCCGAATCTTTTGGACTTTGACGTTGTTGCACTCCATAAAGATACTGATCGAGTGTTTTTGCATAAGGTTCCCCCTTTACATCGCCAAATAATAAAGTACCAGGAAATAAAACCTGTTTTAATTTGTTTACATCACCTTCGTAAATTCCTTTGATGTAATATTTTTCTAGCACTTCTGTTATTGCTAATAAATCTTGCTGATTATTTTCCATTTTCTTTAGATTTTGTGCTTTTGATAACAGCGTTGCCCAAAATAGAATAGCAGTTAATAAAAGCGTTCTCATATTAATTTAAGTGATGTCCGGCCCCCATACCTCCATCTATATTGATGGTAGCGCCACTGATAAAATTACTTTTGGCCACAGTGTAAACCATTTCTGCAACATCCTGCACTTCACCTACTCGGTTCAGGAGGTGTAGCCCTGCACTTTCATCAACACTATCGCCATGCATAGGTGTACGGATTGTACCAGGAGCAATCGTATTAACCCTTATATTGTTCTTACCAAATTCTGCTGCTAATTGTAGGGTAAGAGAATGCACAGCTCCTTTAGAAGCCATTTGCGCCGTAATATTCGCACCACCTAAAGCATGATTTACCAATGGCGTCCCGATATTTATGATTACTCCACCTTGTTGTTTAATCATTTGTGGAATTATAGCTTGCGTAGTAAAAAATGAACCTTTCAAGTTTGTCCCTAAAAATTTGTCTAGATAAGCTTCATCTACTTCCAAAAATGCCTTTGTCTCAAAAATTCCTGCATTATTCACTAATACATCTACTGAGCCAAATTTTTCAATTGCAGTAGCCAAAAGCTCTTCCCCCGTTTTTTTCTTGCTTACATCACCCGCAACCATTGCTAAGTTTTCTCCTCCTCCTAATTCTTGATAAACATCTTTCAATTTCTCAGCGGTTGCGGAATTGATGACTACATTATCCCCTTTTACTAAAAAGTGGCGAGCTATTTCTTTACCTATGCCAGATGAGGCACCTGTAACAATTATCGTTTGCTTTATCATCGCTTTATTTTTTATCTGCTGTGATACCTTTTTCCCTCAATACAGATACCTGTTCTCCACCTTGTCCCCAATCATCAAGGTCAATTTCTTGAATTACAACAGAAGTTAATTGTGGGTCTTTATTTAAAACAGTTGTCATTAAATCTGTTACGCCTTTAATTAAAGCTTGTTTTTGCGCTCTTGTAACTCCTTCGCGAGTTACTTCTATTTTTATATATGGCATGGCTATAATTTTTAGGCTATAATGGTTTCACTTACCTCTTTAGCGGTTAAACTTACGGTTAGTTCAAAATCATTGTAGATTAAAGTATCGCCTAAATCTTTAAAGAAATTACCTGAGCGAAATCTCATTTCATATTTAGTACGGTCAATGATTAATTTACCTGTTGCTGTTAGTAAATCTCCATTGGTGTTAATTTCTGCATCAAAACCAACAGGATGCGTGATGCCTTTGATAGTTAAGTTACCTTCGATATGTTTACCCGAAACAGAGTTGATTTCGAGCGTTGCTTCTGGAAATTTTTGGCTTGAGAAGAAATCATCGGATGCAAGGTGACCTGCAAATTGTGCATTAGTTGTAGGGTCGGTTACATCGAGGATGATGATGGATGTAGTATCAATTATGAATTTTCCACCAATTAGTTCACCATCATTTAAAGTAAGTTCCCCTTCTTTAATATCGATGGTACCGTCATGTGCCCCTGTTACTTTTTTACCTACCCAGTGAATTTTGCTTTGTGCATTTAGCACTTCAAATTTTTGATTTTTCATTTTCTTTATGTTTAATTACAACACAAAGTACGGTAGGATTTTTCGTGTGCTAACGTGACCTACATCACATTTGAAATGGCTAATAATTTATGTGATGTAAGTCACTTTTCGGCAGTATATAATCGACTAAGGGTTTCTCTTGAAACACCTAAATACGCTGCTATAAGGTTCTTCGGCACAATATTATAGAGTTCTGGATACATTTTTAGGAGTTCCTCATATCTATATTTTACATTATTGTTCATTAGTGACAATAGCCTTTTTTGTGTAGCCACATAACCTCTGTTTGTTCTCCATCTAAAAAAATGTTCTACTGCATGAAGTTCATTGCATAGTTTTTCTCTATCGTCATTAGACAAGCAAAGCACTTCTGCATCAGTGATACAATCTAAATTGATGGTAGCTTTTGTATGATTATAGAGTGCATTAAAATCTGATGCCCACCATGTAGTCATGGCAAACTGAAGAATGTACATTTTCAGGTCATCGTTGATAAAGAAAGATTTTAAGCAACCTGAAATCACAAAGTATTCACAGTCTACCTGATCTCCATCGCTAATGATGGCTTGTCCTTTTTTAAAACTTTGTTTTTTAAAATGCGAGAAAAAATAATCAAACTGTTCATCAGTTAGCTGCGTTATTTTGCTTACGTGATTTTTTAAGATTTCTTTAGCCTCCATTAGTTGTTATAATTAAGATAGACAATATTTAAAGTTAGGATTCTTTACAAACAATATGCAATCACGAGAGCCAATAATATTAAGGTTTTTAAAAGCAGGGATAGAAGCACTTTTAAAAGGAAAGTCCCGCTAATGTTTCTGCCGTGAAAAACGGCATTCACGAATATCGGGTTTAGAAAAATTGGGACGGTGCAATTATTTGGGGTTGAATAGTTTGTTAAAGATATGCCCAATCCAAAACGTATTGATTAATCAGCGATAAAATCGCTATGCTCGAACATCCTCGTTACAAACGAGGACGATTTGCAGGCAAACTTTGTTAATACTTAGCCAACAATGTTTTTATATATTTTGGGAATTCTTCTTTACCAATTCCATTAATTCTTTTTAATGTTGCAAAATAATCTTCTTGAGGTTCTGGATTAAATAGTTTCTTAATGCCATCTATCCCTAACCTTTCTTCAACGTCCTTACAAACTAAACCACTTAGTATATATGTTATTGGTACACCACCATCTACTCTAACCTTAAAATCAGTAGCTACATCACAAATGTCTGAAGTCACATTTGCGTTAATATATTTTTTAGCAAATACTGCAAGACTATCTATATTAATTCCACCTGAACCACCAATGTAAGTCGCATATCCTTCATCAACGACCCTCGTTTTATGTTCAAATAATATTGAAGTATAAAAATGGACTAATTCATGTTCATACAGCTCTGAGTTATTCCCTGCGAGCAAGGTATTTGTCCATGGGTAAGCCAACCCTCCCGCCAAAGAATAATACATATTCTCAATGTAGTCAAAACCCAACATCTTAAATAATTGTTCTGGGTCTTCACATTTATAATAAGTAACTTTTAAAGGGGCAACATTAAATTTTTTAGCAAAGGATGCATTAAAATCATTCATTTTCTTCGCCTTTTCTTCATCCAATTTATTAGGGTATACATATTTGATGTTTCCGACTTCCTTTACATTATATAACCTTGTATTATAATTAATTGTATTGTAAAATAGATACTTGCTACCTATCTTCCTCGCTTCAAATGAAGTTATTATTTTTAATTCTGGAATATTTGATTCGCCGTTGCTTACAGCCATATAAGCCAATTTCATAATATAACGTTGGCCACCAATAGGCATTACGGTCAATAATGTTGGAATAAAAAAGTTCTTGCCATTTGGCTTTTTTCCATCGGCAGTCAGTAACCAATAGAAAGGCTCAACACTTTCTTTCAGATAAACAGAATCTATAAATGGATTAGGGTTCGCGGCATCGCTTCTAGCTTTTAGAAATCCTTTTAAGGAATTAGTAAGTTCTACTCTTACATTAGTATCTGGAATTAAATAAAAAGCAGGTTTACCAATAATTAAAGTTGAATCTGATTGTTGACTATAGATTTTACCAACAAATACAATGTGAATTAGAATTACAAAAACTGCCTTTTTCATAGGCAAACAAGATAGGTAAAAGCTAGAAATAATAAGTGCCTTTCTCACAGACCCTTAAATAAATTCAGGGTGACGGAAAATTTAAGAATCCCTACAAAGCCGCCTTTACCAAGTAAGGCAATAACTCTTTTTGAAAGGTGACGAAGTTCTTGCGTACATCAGCATCACTTACAGACGTAAAGGCAAATGAGAATACGATACTCTTACTAGCTTTTAATAAAAATGCCAATCCACCACGGCGAGCTGGGTTCTTTTTAAAGTGATCTAGTTCTAGGTATGCAGATAATAAAAGTGCTTCAAGCTGATCGGAAAGATGTTTTAAGAATTCTTGAGAGTTAGCATTTTCGCGTACGAAATCCCATCCGATAAATTCATTACAAACCGTGTAAGATAAACGGCATGTTTTCATCACCAAAGCCTTTAAATGTTCTTCTTCATTAGCAAAGGTTACTTTATTGCTGATGATCTCATGAAGATTTACATCTAGGTAATCCATTAAAATAGCATCTAAAACTTGTTCCTTGCTATCAAAATATTTGTAAATGGTTGCCTTTGCTATTCGAGCTTTTTTGGCAATTTCATTTACACTGGTTTTATGGTAACCATATTTCCTAAAAAGCTCTTTCGCCGCTCTTACAATGCTTTCTTTTATTTTTTCTGGCTCCATTAATTAGTTACCTGTAATGTATTACCAGCAATGGTAACACCGTATTGTTTTAGAGAAGTTTTTGCTGGAGCCTTAACTGGACTACCATCGTATAAAGAATATTTAGCGCCAGAAACCGGATCAGTTGCAGTTAAACTTGGGTCATCTACCACAACAGCATTTTTTTGTTCTGGATTAACCGTACTGCAACGATCATAAGCTACATAAGCGTTATCAGCCCTGCGATAAATTATGATACCCGCAACACCATAACCTGTTAAAGTTACCGCTCCTCCTGCTGTACTTAACCTACTTAATCTTGGGTCGGTTAGCGGTGCACTGAAGTTTACAGGCAAATCGGGAATTAAAGTTTCTTCCTTCGCACAAGAGGTGAAAAGCAAAATAACCATAACTAATCCGATATACTTTTTCATTAGATAATTGCTGATTTGTATTGCTTTAAGAAACGTACATCATTTTCAGAGAAAAGACGCAAATCTTTAATTACATATTTTAAATTGGCAATACGTTCAATTCCCATTCCGAAAGCAAAACCACTGTATTTTTTACTATCTATACCACAGTTTTCTAAAACGTTAGGATCTACCATTCCGCAGCCTAAAATCTCTACCCATCCACTGTGTTTACACATTTGGCAACCATCGCCTTTGCAAATGGTACAAGAAATATCCATCTCGGCACTTGGTTCTGTAAAAGGGAAATATGACGGACGGAAACGAACTTTTGTTCCTTCTCCATACAATTCTTGAACAAAGTAAAATAAGGTTTGCTTTAAATCTGCAAATGAAACATTTTCATCTACATACAAACCTTCTACTTGGTGGAAAAAACAATGTGCTCTAGCAGAAATTGCTTCGTTACGGTAAACACGACCAGGCATTAGTGCCCTAAATGGCGGCTGACCAGCTTCCATCATACGTACTTGTACAGAAGAAGTATGTGTACGCAAGGCGATATCTCCTTTTTCGCCGCCTTTTTTAATGAAGAAAGTGTCTTGCATATCTCTTGCAGGATGTTCTTCAGGAAAGTTCAAAGCAGAAAAGTTATGCCAATCGTCTTCAATTTCAGGACCTTCAGCAACACTAAAACCAAGTTTATTAAATATTTCGATGATTTCTCTTCTAACTAAAGCTAAAGGATGACGAGCACCAACCTCAAAACCTTCGCCTGGTAAAGTCATATCCAGTTGTGAGTTTTCAGTTTTCAGTTTGGAGTTAGCAGTAACTTCATTTAAAGCTTGATATTTAGCTTCTGCTAATTGCTTAAATTCGTTTAATACTTTACCAAGCGTTCTCTTCTCTTCTGGAGAAACTGCTTTAAATTCGTCAAAAATATCTTTGATTATACCTTTAGTTCCCAAAAAGCGGATACGAAATTGTTCCAGCTCATCTGCACTTGTAGTGTCAAATGCATTGATCTCTGCGGTATACTGTGTGATCTGGTCTTGTAACATCTGCCAAATATACAGCAATTTATAGAATAGTTTTATATGCTGTCGGTTCAAATATTATCTTGAAACGCATTTATTACAAGAAAATGAACTAAGCAGCAAGAAACCGAGAGTGAATTTTTAATTAAAAATGATGTTTTTACCGTGCAGCAAAAACAGTAGTCGCAGAAAAGAATAAACCAAAATCTAAAGCTGAGACTTTTCTGCGACTATATTTATTGTAACGCCTACTAAATTACACCTAATTCCTTACCTACTTTGGTAAAGGCAGTAATTGCTTTATCTAAATGATGTTGCTCATGAGCCGCAGAAAGCTGAACCCTAATTCTTGCTTTTCCTTGTCCAACTACAGGATAGAAAAATCCAACAACATAAATTCCTTCATCAAGCATTTTAGCTGCAAAAGTTTGCGCAATTTTAGCATCATACAACATTACAGGCACAATCGGGTGAAAACCAGGTTTAATGTCAAAACCAGCATCTGTCATCTTTTCACGGAAGTATTTTGTGTTGTTTTCTAGTTTATCGCGTAAGCTAGTTGTTTCGCTTAACATATCTAAAACTGCAACAGATGCACCTGCAATTGCCGGAGCCAAAGTATTGGAGAATAAATATGGACGAGAACGTTGACGCAACATATCGATGATTTCTTTTTTACCTGAAGTAAATCCGCCAGATGCGCCACCTAAAGCTTTACCTAATGTACCAGTAATAATGTCTATCCTGTCTATTACGTTAAAATGCTCATGTGTACCACGTCCAGTTTTCCCAATAAAGCCAGTACAATGAGATTCATCAATCATAATTAAAGCTTCATATTTATCAGCCAAATCTGCTATTTGATCTAATGGCGCAACTGAACCATCCATAGAAAATGCACCATCAGTTACAATAATCCTGTGGCGACAATCCTTAGCAGCAATTAATTGCGCCTCTAAATCTGCCATATCAGCATTTTTATAACGGAAACGTTGTGCTTTACAAAGTCTAACACCATCAATAATTGAAGCATGATTTAATTCATCAGATATAATTGCATCTTCAGCACCAAACAATGGTTCAAAAACCCCACCATTTGCATCAAAGGCAGCAGCATATAGAATAGTATCTTCAGTACCTAAAAATTCAGAAATTTTTGCTTCCAATTCTTTATGGATATTTTGTGTGCCACAGATGAAACGAACAGATGACATACCATAACCATAATCGTCTATTGCTTTTTTAGCGGCTTCAATTACTTTTGGGTGAGATGATAGGCCTAAATAGTTATTTGCGCAAAAATTGATTACTTCTGCTCCAGAGCTTACTTTAATATCTGCTCCTTGTGGTGTGGTAATAATTCTTTCACGCTTAAATAAACCAGCATTTTCTATTTCTTGAAGTTCTTTCTGTAGAACAGGTTGAAGGGTTTTGTACATATAGATATGATTTTGACGCAGCTGTGTGCTTGTTAAATAAGCTACAAATATATTAGTAGTTAACAAACTTTAACACATTAATTGTGTTAAGTACTATAACTTAGAACGATATTTACGCCTTTGATAAACTTATGAAGAAAATATACCTCTCAATAATTGTTGTTTTAACAGTTATAAACGTATCGTTCGCCCAATTTCAAATTACTGGAAAAATTACTGATAACGTAGGAGAAGTTATTCCCTTTGCATCGGTGTTTATAAAAAACACTACAAAAGGGGCATCTTGTAACGTTGATGGCATTTATAAATTAACCTTGGATAAAGGCAACTACACCTTAGTTTACAAAGCAATTGGTTTTAAAGCGCTGGAAAAAGTCATAACAATTACACAGGATATGACTGTTAACCAAACTTTAGCTCCAGAAAGCTATACTTTAAAAGATGTAGTAATTAAGGCAAATGCCGAAGATCCTGCTTTTGAAATTATAAGACAAGCCGTAAAGAATAGAAAAAAATACCTAAACGAAGTAGAATCTTATAAGGCTGATGTATATATAAAAGGATTACAAAAACTAGTAGGTGCACCAAAAAAGTTCTTTGGCAGAGATGTTCAAAAGACTTTAGATTTAGACACCAATAGAAAGGGTATTATTTATCTATCAGAATCCCAATCGATATTTAGTTTCCAGCGTCCTGATAAAATTAAGGAAGAAATGGTTTCTTCTAAAATTTCAGGAAACAACAATGGCTTTAGTTTTAACAAAGCATCTGATATGTTGATTAACTTTTATGAGAATCTTTTGCTTGAAGGTTCAGGCTTAAGCTCAAGAAGTTTCGTTTCTCCCATATCAGACAATGCAATGTTTTATTATAAGTACAAGCTTTTAGGCACAACTGAAGAAAGTGGTGTGACTATTAATAAAATTGAGGTTATCCCACGTCGTAAAAACGA encodes the following:
- the kbl gene encoding glycine C-acetyltransferase; translated protein: MYKTLQPVLQKELQEIENAGLFKRERIITTPQGADIKVSSGAEVINFCANNYLGLSSHPKVIEAAKKAIDDYGYGMSSVRFICGTQNIHKELEAKISEFLGTEDTILYAAAFDANGGVFEPLFGAEDAIISDELNHASIIDGVRLCKAQRFRYKNADMADLEAQLIAAKDCRHRIIVTDGAFSMDGSVAPLDQIADLADKYEALIMIDESHCTGFIGKTGRGTHEHFNVIDRIDIITGTLGKALGGASGGFTSGKKEIIDMLRQRSRPYLFSNTLAPAIAGASVAVLDMLSETTSLRDKLENNTKYFREKMTDAGFDIKPGFHPIVPVMLYDAKIAQTFAAKMLDEGIYVVGFFYPVVGQGKARIRVQLSAAHEQHHLDKAITAFTKVGKELGVI